The genome window acttttttgtctttttacacaataataaaacttacaacTTCATAATTAAAGTATTGAGATGAACTAAGAAAAGTGtagggtttaaatagaaaatctcatTTGAAATCCCACTGATTGATTAGAATTTAGAAAACCCTTTGTTTTAATGCTGGATTTTACGTCATGCCCGAAAAAGGGTCGTGTAATGGCTTTGGGCATCAATCTGACCTAGGTCCATTCTGGCTGGATATCCAAATCCCAAATTATATGTTCTGGGCCGAGTTGAATGTACTCAAACTATTTGGGCCAAGTCAAATCTGCTCAAACCACTTTCATATACTGAAGAAAAAGGCTTGTGAACCGGCCTCTTAACCACAAGCGCACCAACTCGAAGCAGTGAAGCTGCAATGGTAGGCAAGGTCGAAGTGGAAGCGATTCCGGCGCCAAATCCCCGAGGCCGTCACATAAAGAAGAGGGCTCTTAAAAACAAGGCTCTCGCCGTCACGTTCAACGAGAAAGATCTCAGGTAGTACACCGCCATCATGAGCTTCATCAGTAACGAAAACTAAGCCCTGAATTTTGTTATCTTCGTATTTTGTGAATTGGGTCTTTTTCATATTTGGGGTTTAATGTTTACTTCTTTTGGGTGTTTAACTTTGGGGGGCTTTGGTTTGTGAAGCGATTTTGTGTCTGGGTTTcacaagaggaagaagaaaaggagaaaggaaGCCGAGAAGAAGCAAGGGGAGGCGCTACGGCGTAAGCGTCTTGAGCTGCGCAAAAAGGTTAGAATTTATGGTCAATTTTTGACCCTTGGATGGCCTCTTTTTTATGGTATTTTTTCGTGCAATGATGTAGCTGTATTTTATTGAACTTTGGATAATAGTCTATTGATGTAATCTCATTGTTGCCAAGTTGCTGTTTTTGTTTGCAGATGACTGAAAAAGCTAAAATATATGTAAAGTTTATTTATTGACCGCAATTTCTTGGAACGTAAGAACTATTAGGATGTGGATCAGGAATAGCACTTCCCATTGACCACTAAGTCTCTGTTTTGTTGGTCTGATTGTCTGATACGAGCCATGAATCCTGAAAATATGAATAGAATTATCAAGCTGTCTACAATAATGCAATTATATTGTCAAGTTTTGGTTAGTTGTGCTTTCATATTATTAATTTctgaagaaaatttgattattGATTGTTGTATGTCTGCAAATAaactttgtttctctttttccctATGATGATTTTCACGTGCGTAAcgtaaaaaattattatagtACAGAAGATTCAACTTCTGGTAGGATGGTAGTTACTGTGGAGGGATACTTCTGCTAGGGATATTACCAGAGCCTTTTTGTTGGAAAAAGCCAGTAGCACCATTTTTCTATgccaaaaactgaaaattttgaaaattttggtaacCAATGTCAACAAACTTAGTCTTGTTCCGCAAACATTTTCCACCATAGAAATCAGAAGAGAATGCCATATTGCACATGCATGATAGGGGGTTATTGCTTCTGAGCATGTCCTCTCAGGCAGTCAAAGCCATATTGCAACTGTTCACCTTATGCAAGGGATTTGACCTCAGGTAAACTTTGGCTCCTTAAACCATTTTAACCCAGTAATTCTTGAATTTTGAGGCACAaagattttaattttctgcTGTGGGGTGGGGGTCAGGAATAGGGAGAAAAGGGGCCATCGTTGTTCATTCATTTTTCATCCTTTATGAGattcttcttttgattttgttttgttttttttttttacaagggCACTGATAAATGTATGTTAACGTACTTGAAAAACAACCCAAGTTTTCATTGTCTTACCTTCCTTTGGTAACGTTTGTTGCAGAGGAGACTAGAAAAGGAACTGGCTCTTAATGGTGACGCTTCCCCAGCCACTGACACAGCAGCTGATGAGAGTGATGAGCATGACGAGGATGATGAAAGTAGTGAGCCAGCTCTACCAGTTTCAGGTATTTTCCAAAACTTTGTTTCACAATGGATACAAACATGTATTTAAGCTACTTTTATGTGTCAGTACCTACTAAGAACTCATAGGTTATGTTGGGTGCTCTAGTGCTGCTAACGCTGCTGTCTCTAACCAACTTCTTAGTGGTTGGTGTTTTGGTTAGCGAGACAGTAACAAAGCTGGAACCAAAGGCACACACTATTGAATTTAGGAAATCTTTGACTTAAGTGGCAATTTAATCACATCACTTGCTACTGATCACAGATTATTCATTATGTATGGCAAGATGGGAGTTATTAATTCTTTATATTTCCCTAATTATAGATTTCTTCACATACTTGTGATATATGAAATGTTTCTATAGAACTAATAGTACCAAAAAGGTTTAAACTGTTGGGCACAAGTCTTTTGATGACTCATTTAAAGCCCTTTGAATGTTCTTGcctaaacaaatataaaagtaCAAGTCATAGTAATGGCTTTTTGAATGTCAGATATATGAACTTATCAGTGAATTTGTCCttggattttatataaatagagGTGGATTGTGGTCTATTATGCTGTAATGCTTCAGTTCATGCTTAATCAGCATTTGAGTTTACCTTTTGTTATTGCTTAAGGTACAACGACTTATGACAATGGTGACATGAAAGTCACTGTGACAACAAGCGAGATCTCTCGAGAAGAGGAAAGTGATTCAGATGAAAAGACGGAGGCAGCAATACCCCAATCAGTTGGAGCTTCTAAAAAGCACAATGTGCCTGTGAGCAAGACAAAACCTTTGAAAAAAGTTGCAAAACGAAAATCACGGCCCAAGCTGCAACGTAAAAGAGATAAAAGGAAGGGACCGGAAAAGACCAAGAAGAGGCGCTAGGTTTTGGTCTTCCCTTTCCCGATTCGTTGAGGTTGTAGGATCAACATGTCTTTCCTATAGAGAAATATGAAGTAGTGAACTCAGCTGCCCAGAACTTCCATTTGGGTCTGgagtttttggttgtttgaatCAAGCTTTTAGTTGTATACTGCCCATTTTTGTATTAGACCTTTGATTGAAATGGGATGTGTTACATTTTTCTGTTCTGCATAATCtctttatatttcttttggaTATATTGTATCTTTCATCCTTTACTGCATATGTTGTAGTATCTATGTTAAAGTGAAGCTCTCTTCCCTTTATAGAGGAATTCAATTTGTTGAACagatttaattattaaaatagtAATGATGGGCAATGGAAATACTTAGGTGTGACCGTCACACAcgtataaataataataaatacacGTCTTATGACACAAGGGAATTGTAGTATCACGTGGTGGTGTGATAATCACCGGAAGGATTTATCAAGTCAGATGGAAATAAAAGAACTCATTCATTACACATAACCAGAAAGAAATGTCCTAATCATAAAATGAAGTTGCTTAGCAAAGTAAACAAATTGAAATAGTAAATACCAGAAGTTTTGGTGCTTGTTCGTATCAGATTAGTAGGAAGAAAAATTGCAGTTTGATTCCTTAAGCATGCTTGACTTTCTTCATCACtcatttcttaattttcttttaatactcgttcatttttggaaaaaataaaatcttaaatTAGACGGCTACAATCGCCAAAGCGCACACTTTTTCTGGACCCATACAAACACACGCAAGCACACCCGAAGACTAACGTGGccaatcattaaaaaattcaaaagattCCTAAACTTCAATGGATCCAACGGTCCTTATCGGCCGATTGTCTGCTCGCAAAAGATCTCAGCCACCCGACCAAGGAGCAGCGAGAGATTCGTCACTGTTtggagcaaaagaaaaaaaaaaaagaaaaaaaaaaaagagggccACTGTAAGCCCAGCACACTGGGACAAAAAgcctatctctctcttttaatTGTTTCAAAGACGTTAGCGAGCGAGAAAATTCGCAGACGCTTCGACGAAACTTCTCAGATTCCTCAAATTCTCTCCCTctcaggttttttttttttcactttttcccGCTCGCTTTTTTTCCCTACTTTTCCCTTTTCCTCTCATCCAATTTGATTCCACACATCACACATGGAATAAAGCAGAGAACGACTCGTGTTTTGGATCAGATTTCGTATTTTGTTTGGCTGCTCAGAAAacggaagaaagaaaataaattcgAGTCGTTTTGTTgacttttgtttgtttattggTGTGTGTTTGCGTCTGGGAATGGAAAATTCAAGTCAAACTAAACGTTAGCTCTAAGTGATTTGAAAGTTTTGTGTATTTTGTCTGATTGGTTTCTTCCactttctcagcaaccaaacaggaGGTTTAGTTTTGGTAACGGTGAAGATGCAGACAAGGTACATGGAGAGATCGAATAGTATGGCGAGGGAGAAGCGAGGTTTGGATTCGTCTTCAGCTGAAGAAGGCCAGCCAGATAGGAAACGGCCTGCTCTAGCCAGgtccttttttgtttggttaaaAAAACTTGGATTTCCAGTTAATTTGAAGTAATTTGTTAATTGTTTGGGTGTGTTCTGTAACGTAAAAATGGATATGAAATCTGTTagaattttgtgttttgtgtgAGAAATATTGGACCTTGAAGTGTTGAACTGATAAATGTGCTATAGAAactcaaaactcatttattTGTTGTGAATAATATGTAAAAAGTACAATTAAGAAGTTTTTTGCTCACAGTGCAATTATGATTAAGAAGCTTTTTCCCCCCTCAAAGGTCTTGGTCTCAgttatatgtaattaattcaTGCCCACTCTATAACTTATGTGTGTTCATGCCCAACTTCCCATATATCGCAAGTAGGGGCAACTATAATGTTCTggagttaattttttttatcataagGGATGGTGGCTGACATACAAGTCCGCATTTTCTCTACTTGTGGAGGCGAAAAGAGTGTTGGGGCCCCGTAGTGTGGCACGCATTTTCTCTAATTGTGACATACAAGTCGTCTAATGACTCTATCAGTTTCTTTTCAGATGTCTGATGCTTCTCTTATTCTTAAACACAACAATTTCATTGTGTTATCTAATTCTCTTAGGGATTATGTTGGGCACAGTATCTGgaaattaatcaattttggCTTATATTGTTGTGGATTCATGTTATTCATTTGTTAGAGATGGACTTAAAAAACtacttttagaaaataaaaataaaataaaagaaagaaagaatataaGCCTGGAATGAATTGAATGTCTTGAGCATGATGAATGCACTCAAAATGTTGTTTATCGATACTATTCAACTTAATGCAGTGTAATTGTTGAAGCTCTCAAGGTGGATAGTCTGCAAAAGCTTTGCTCGTCATTGGAGCCGATTCTACGTAGAGTTGtaagatatttttattttcttgtggACTTTTGTCTTCTCTGTGAAAGCTTAATATAACTGTCTCTATATGAATGTCTAATGACTAGTTTTCGATCCTTTTATATAAGTATATTGTGTGCGAAGCATTGTTGGatgtttcttatttatttaacgCTGCTGAACAGGTTAGTGAAGAGGTGGAGCGTGCTTTAGCAAAATTAGGCTCTGCCAAACTTACTGGAAGGTATCAACCCTTTCCCCCATTTCCTCCTTGTTTGTTAATGGGTTCCGATCCTCTgttgtttccatttttctaTTTAGGCAGTTCTGATGCCTCCATATAAATAGTTTGTTCTTCTAATGGGTTCAAAAACAGCAGGTCTTCTCCTAAACAAATTGAAGGGCCTGATGGAAGACACTTGCAGCTGCACTTTAGGTCTAGGTtgtctcttcctctctttacTGGTGGAAAAGTAGAAGGGGAGTGGGGTTCTGCAATCCCTATTGTCTTGATTGATGCAAATACAAAGCACGTTGTGACATCAGGCCCAGAGTCTGTGGTGAAACTAGATGTTGTTGTGCTTGAAGGTGATTTTAACAATGAGGATGATGATAACTGGACCCAAGAAGAATTTGAGAGCCATGTGGTGAAAGAGCGTGAAGGAAAGAGGCCACTTCTGACTGGGGATCTGCAAGTGACTCTGAAGGAAGGTGTAGGAACACTAGGGGAGCTAACATTTACTGATAACTCTAGCTGGATTAGGAGCAGAAAATTCAGGCTAGGACTGAAAGTTGCCTCAGGCTATTGCGAGGGCATTCGTATACGGGAAGCAAAAACAGATGCCTTTACTGTTAAGGATCACCGTGGGGAATGTGAGTTCATAATTAGTGTTATTTCATGTTTCCTTTGTTTGTTAGCTGAAAAAAAGTCAGAACGgtcagttttgttttgtgtgctTTACAGTATACAAGAAACACTACCCACCTGCTTTAAATGATGAGGTCTGGAGATTGGAGAAAATCGGAAAAGATGGCTCATTCCACAAGAGACTGAATAAAGCTGGAATTGTTACAGTTGAAGACTTCCTACGACTTGTGGTTAGAGACTCGCAGAGATTGCGGAATGTAAGATTGTGGAATTGTTTGTCATGTTCAGATAATGAAGTTTCAgttcttaattatttttctgtcCATTTGTCATAGATTCTTGGAAGTGGCATGTCGAATAAGATGTGGGATGTCCTTATACAGCATGCAAAAACCTGTCTTCTAGTTGGGAAACTCTATGTCTACTATCCTGATGATGCAAGGAATGTTGGCGTTGTTTTTAACGATATCTACGAGTTGAGCGGCTTAATTACCAATGAACAATTTTACTCTGCCGATTCACTCTCGGACAGTCAGAAGGTATGTGACCCTCtggtttctcttttttcatgtATATTTCATACTGCCTGgatttgatatattttattgttttgtgtTCCTTCTTATAACAACTGATACTACAAGTTCAATGTTGTAAACCACTAAACTGAATTAGGTTGCCTCCGTTTTGTCCAACTGGGCAATTCTTTATCACCGAAGAATCCAGTCCATATGcactttctattttatttacaaacaacccTCTTTCTCCAGA of Prunus dulcis chromosome 4, ALMONDv2, whole genome shotgun sequence contains these proteins:
- the LOC117626778 gene encoding ribosomal RNA-processing protein 17; its protein translation is MVGKVEVEAIPAPNPRGRHIKKRALKNKALAVTFNEKDLSDFVSGFHKRKKKRRKEAEKKQGEALRRKRLELRKKRRLEKELALNGDASPATDTAADESDEHDEDDESSEPALPVSGTTTYDNGDMKVTVTTSEISREEESDSDEKTEAAIPQSVGASKKHNVPVSKTKPLKKVAKRKSRPKLQRKRDKRKGPEKTKKRR
- the LOC117624290 gene encoding calmodulin-binding protein 60 B-like isoform X2 codes for the protein MQTRYMERSNSMAREKRGLDSSSAEEGQPDRKRPALASVIVEALKVDSLQKLCSSLEPILRRVVSEEVERALAKLGSAKLTGRSSPKQIEGPDGRHLQLHFRSRLSLPLFTGGKVEGEWGSAIPIVLIDANTKHVVTSGPESVVKLDVVVLEGDFNNEDDDNWTQEEFESHVVKEREGKRPLLTGDLQVTLKEGVGTLGELTFTDNSSWIRSRKFRLGLKVASGYCEGIRIREAKTDAFTVKDHRGELYKKHYPPALNDEVWRLEKIGKDGSFHKRLNKAGIVTVEDFLRLVVRDSQRLRNILGSGMSNKMWDVLIQHAKTCLLVGKLYVYYPDDARNVGVVFNDIYELSGLITNEQFYSADSLSDSQKVYVDGLVKKAYDNWMHVMEYDGKSLLNFKQQKSPEASLPEVPLATQDYPNSFDQFTLPSLPVSVSAEQPTMDSGLSVGGYNDGMATRFSTQNVNLSAPIQLDGLAFPLQNQLPSTSNQAHFQRNENMLAFGPPQSSTSGFQNIGTSNLTSYRGVEDLFPEEEIRMRSHEMLENEDMQHLLRIFNMGGQGQGHGHGYGHASMNVTEDNYPYSTAYIPTPPVNYSTDDDRSRSSGKAVVGWLKLKAALRWGIFIRKKAAERRAQLVELDDS
- the LOC117624290 gene encoding calmodulin-binding protein 60 B-like isoform X1 translates to MQTRYMERSNSMAREKRGLDSSSAEEGQPDRKRPALASVIVEALKVDSLQKLCSSLEPILRRVVSEEVERALAKLGSAKLTGSRSSPKQIEGPDGRHLQLHFRSRLSLPLFTGGKVEGEWGSAIPIVLIDANTKHVVTSGPESVVKLDVVVLEGDFNNEDDDNWTQEEFESHVVKEREGKRPLLTGDLQVTLKEGVGTLGELTFTDNSSWIRSRKFRLGLKVASGYCEGIRIREAKTDAFTVKDHRGELYKKHYPPALNDEVWRLEKIGKDGSFHKRLNKAGIVTVEDFLRLVVRDSQRLRNILGSGMSNKMWDVLIQHAKTCLLVGKLYVYYPDDARNVGVVFNDIYELSGLITNEQFYSADSLSDSQKVYVDGLVKKAYDNWMHVMEYDGKSLLNFKQQKSPEASLPEVPLATQDYPNSFDQFTLPSLPVSVSAEQPTMDSGLSVGGYNDGMATRFSTQNVNLSAPIQLDGLAFPLQNQLPSTSNQAHFQRNENMLAFGPPQSSTSGFQNIGTSNLTSYRGVEDLFPEEEIRMRSHEMLENEDMQHLLRIFNMGGQGQGHGHGYGHASMNVTEDNYPYSTAYIPTPPVNYSTDDDRSRSSGKAVVGWLKLKAALRWGIFIRKKAAERRAQLVELDDS